A window of Aricia agestis chromosome 3, ilAriAges1.1, whole genome shotgun sequence contains these coding sequences:
- the LOC121725243 gene encoding synaptic vesicle glycoprotein 2C-like, whose amino-acid sequence MCKGNLKVAEAEKRKIPDVASVEEALNATGFGKYNIGLLLVCSWTLQAMGMDLFGTSFVVAAAVCDLDLSMQQRALLTATPLIGVVLGAQLWGYVSDTKGRRLTLVLSMSVGFIFAAMSSFAPNWIVMALLKLISSTFTSASNSGAYTLLGESCSERVRGRSLLLCTCALMCSQATVAVFAYPILPLNFSYWIDFLGINYRPWRLLALVMSLPCAFTACLLQLFHESPKFLVSVGQNEKALEVLKKIYACNSGNNVDDFPVKKLTDMADNTSEQESILRAMWQQTAALFRFPLLKDTLKLFYLVCVIYMTGSGFILWLPYIMNNLFSVLKAGGGEGMNLCTVMRYSTDTAVLSVNGTVIQEVCNDTIQDTTLLSAMTYGAMASTCNLVLSLTCGTRKRFAMMCILLVAAVSAILLNLVANPIAGGIFFFFFLLCALTMGILSVYFVELYPTSLRGMASCLSIMLGRSSAFLGVNAIGALISVNCEATFYVWAVLLLSAVALAWFLPKDKQPNQ is encoded by the exons ATGTGCAAGGGAAACCTAAAAGTAGCTGAGGCCGAGAAGAGGAAGATCCCAGACGTGGCTTCCGTGGAGGAGGCTCTCAATGCTACAG GTTTTGGCAAATACAACATCGGGCTCCTGCTGGTGTGCAGCTGGACGCTGCAGGCGATGGGCATGGACCTGTTCGGGACGAGCTTCGTGGTGGCTGCCGCGGTCTGCGACCTGGACCTGTCCATGCAGCAGAGAGCGCTGCTCACCGCTACACCACTCATCG GTGTGGTCCTCGGTGCCCAGCTGTGGGGCTACGTGTCCGACACCAAGGGCCGTCGTCTGACGCTGGTTCTCTCCATGTCCGTGGGCTTTATCTTCGCCGCAATGAGCAGTTTCGCACCCAACTGGATCGTCATGGCTCTGCTCAAACTCATCTCTTCAACttt CACATCAGCGAGTAATTCCGGCGCATACACACTGCTGGGCGAGTCGTGTTCAGAGCGAGTCAGAGGGCGATCTCTCCTCCTGTGTACCTGCGCTCTCATGTGTTCACAAGCTACAGTAGCTG TATTCGCCTACCCGATCCTGCCTCTCAACTTCTCATACTGGATCGACTTCCTCGGCATCAACTACCGGCCCTGGCGTCTCCTGGCGCTGGTGATGTCCCTCCCCTGCGCCTTCACCGCCTGCCTACTCCAGCTATTCCACGAGAGTCCCAAGTTCCTGGTGTCTGTGGGACAGAACGAGAAGGCTCTAGAAGTCTTGAAGAAGATATACGCCTGCAATAGCGGAAACAATGTCGACGATTTTCCT gTAAAGAAGCTCACTGACATGGCGGACAACACCTCGGAACAGGAGTCGATACTGAGAGCGATGTGGCAGCAGACCGCCGCCCTGTTTCGTTTCCCGCTGCTCAAAGACACTCTCAAGCTGTTTTACCTCGTCTGCGTCATCTACATGAC TGGCAGCGGCTTCATCCTCTGGCTACCGTACATCATGAACAACCTGTTCTCCGTGCTGAAGGCCGGCGGCGGGGAGGGCATGAACCTCTGTACCGTGATGCGCTACTCCACCGACACCGCCGTCTTGTCAGTGAATGGTACC GTCATCCAAGAAGTGTGCAACGACACCATACAAGACACGACTCTGCTCTCAGCGATGACGTACGGCGCCATGGCCAGCACCTGCAACCTGGTGCTGTCCCTCACCTGCGGGACCAGGAAGCGCTTTGCCATGATGTGCATCCTCCTAGTTGCAGCTGTATCCGCCATCTTGCTGAATCTGGTGGCCAATCCCATAGCCGGAggcatcttcttcttcttcttcctgcTTTGCGCGCTGACGATGGGCATCCTGAGCGTTTACTTCGTCGAGCTGTACCCGACGTCGTTGAG AGGCATGGCGTCTTGTCTATCAATAATGTTGGGTAGATCGAGTGCGTTTTTGGGTGTGAACGCGATAGGCGCCCTCATATCAGTCAACTGTGAAGCGACCTTCTACGTATGGGCGGTTTTATTGCTTA gtgCTGTGGCTCTAGCGTGGTTTCTACCGAAAGATAAGCAACCTAATCAATGA